From the Lampris incognitus isolate fLamInc1 chromosome 10, fLamInc1.hap2, whole genome shotgun sequence genome, one window contains:
- the LOC130119620 gene encoding LOW QUALITY PROTEIN: retinal cone rhodopsin-sensitive cGMP 3',5'-cyclic phosphodiesterase subunit gamma (The sequence of the model RefSeq protein was modified relative to this genomic sequence to represent the inferred CDS: deleted 1 base in 1 codon): protein MSNPGSTSSVRLAEIAPPTKVTGGPTTPRRGPPKFKQRMTRQFKSKPPKKGVKGFGDEIPGMEGLGSDFTVVCPWEAFSHLELHELAQYGII, encoded by the exons ATGAGCAACCCCGGCTCGACGTCCAGCGTCCGTCTCGCCGAGATCGCCCCGCCCACCAAGGTGACAGGCGGCCCCACCACGCCCCGCCGCGGA CCCCCCAAGTTTAAACAGAGGATGACCCGCCAGTTCAAGAGCAAGCCCCCCAAGAAAGGGGTCAAAGG GTTTGGAGACGAGATCCCAGGAATGGAGGGCCTGGGCTCCG ACTTCACGGTCGTGTGTCCATGGGAGGCCTTCAGCCACCTGGAGCTGCACGAGCTGGCCCAGTACGGCATCATATGA